The Girardinichthys multiradiatus isolate DD_20200921_A chromosome 24, DD_fGirMul_XY1, whole genome shotgun sequence genome has a window encoding:
- the alg11 gene encoding GDP-Man:Man(3)GlcNAc(2)-PP-Dol alpha-1,2-mannosyltransferase, translating into MSAHDQLVLCLCELTRLLWKLLLPLVILCVLLVAVLVLLVLAVRLWLQSSRNARRAREGRPTVAFFHPYCNAGGGGERVLWCAIRALQNRYLDINFVVYTGDLGVTGQQILEGARQRFNIVLPRPVRFVFLQHRVLVEPGLFPHFTLLGQSVGSVFLGWEALTELVPDLYIDSMGYAFTLPLFRYLGGCSVGSYVHYPTISTDMLSVVRERNPRFNNPDFISNSLFLSAFKLVYYCLFAVLYGMAGSCCNVIMVNSSWTLDHILSLWRSPNHTSVVYPPCDVSAFLDIPLEEDGTRKCHSIVSVGQFRPEKDHRLQIRAFKKVLDRRKKGSEALKLVLIGGCRNQEDEDRVLMLRGLCQELGMGDRVEFKLNVSFKELKEEMSEATIGLHTMWNEHFGIGVVECMAAGKVILAHKSGGPKLDIVRPFEGRQTGFLADNEDSYVEAIEQILALSPDSRLQIRRDARQSVARFSDEEFEACLLAAIEPLMGTLER; encoded by the exons TGGCTGTCCGTCTGTGGCTGCAGAGCAGCAGAAATGCTCGCCGGGCAAGGGAGGGTCGTCCCACTGTGGCCTTTTTCCACCCTTACTGCAACGCTGGTGGAGGGGGAGAGAGAGTGCTCTGGTGTGCCATCAGGGCTCTACAAAACAG GTATCTGGACATCAACTTTGTGGTGTACACCGGAGACCTGGGAGTGACAGGTCAGCAGATCCTGGAGGGAGCCCGTCAGCGCTTTAACATCGTGCTTCCAAGGCCGGTCCGGTTTGTGTTCCTGCAGCACCGCGTGCTTGTGGAGCCTGGCCTGTTTCCACACTTCACCCTGCTGGGACAGAGCGTGGGATCTGTCTTCCTGGGATGGGAGGCTCTGACGGAACTTGTTCCGGACCTTTACATAGACTCAATGGGTTACGCCTTCACTCTGCCGCTGTTTCGCTACCTGGGAGGCTGCAGTGTTGGGAGCTACGTTCACTATCCCACCATCAGCACTGACATGCTGTCTGTGGTTAGGGAGAGGAATCCAAG GTTCAACAACCCAGACTTCATCTCAAACAGTCTGTTCCTGAGTGCCTTCAAGTTGGTCTACTATTGCCTCTTTGCTGTGCTCTATGGGATGGCTGGCTCCTGCTGCAACGTCATCATGGTCAATTCTTCCTGGACTCTCGATCACATCTTGTCTCTATGGCGTTCCCCGAACCACACCAGCGTGGTGTACCCACCCTGCGACGTCAGCGCTTTCCTGGACATCCCGCTGGAGGAGGACGGGACCAGGAAGTGCCACTCTATCGTTTCTGTCGGGCAGTTCAGGCCAGAGAAAGATCACCGTCTGCAGATCAGGGCCTTCAAAAAGGTGTTAGACAGAAGGAAGAAGGGGTCGGAGGCGTTGAAGCTTGTTCTGATAGGCGGATGCAGGAACCAGGAAGATGAAGACAGAGTTCTCATGTTGAGGGGACTTTGCCAGGAGCTGGGCATGGGAGACAGGGTGGAGTTTAAACTGAACGTATCCTTCAAGGAGCTGAAGGAGGAGATGAGCGAAGCCACCATTGGTCTGCACACCATGTGGAACGAACACTTTGGAATAg GTGTTGTGGAGTGCATGGCAGCAGGAAAGGTCATCCTGGCTCACAAATCAGGGGGTCCAAAGCTGGACATCGTCCGACCTTTTGAGGGGCGTCAAACCGGATTCCTGGCAGACAACGAGGACAGTTACGTGGAAGCCATAGAGCAGATCCTGGCTCTGTCGCCTGATAGCCGCCTGCAGATCAGACGCGATGCACGGCAGTCAGTGGCACGCTTCTCAGATGAGGAGTTTGAAGCATGCCTCCTGGCAGCAATCGAGCCTCTTATGGGAACATTGGAGCGATGA